DNA from Pseudomonas putida:
TTCGGCCTCGTCCACCAGCTGAATGTTGCCCAGAATCAGCTTTGAATAGCGGCGCAGGAACTCGTCATGGTTGCCCGTGACGTAGATCACCTCGGTGCCGCGCTTGCTCATGGTCAGCAGCCGGCGGATCACGTTGGTGTGGGCCTGCGGCCAGTAGATCCCACCACGCAGCTTCCAGCCATCGATGATATCGCCCACCAGATAGACGCGGTCGGCCTGGTAGCCCTTGAGGAACCGCGACAGGTGTTCGGCCTGGCAGTCGCGGGTGCCCAGGTGCACGTCGGAGATCCACAGGGTACGCACGCGTTGCTTGCGCGAGGGACGAGACAGTTCGGCATGGGTCATGGGCAGGCTCCGGCGCAGTTTGCTGGAGACTGGCAGGCAGGCATGACAGCGCCATGGCAAAACGGTGACGAGTGATGGCGTGCGGGGTTTGAGGCACAATGAGCGCCTGCCCTGCGAGGAAGCCCCCATGACCGCCGGCCCGATCCTCTCGCTGCGCCATTACCGCGACAGCCTGATCGCCCACAGCCACGAACACCCGCAACTGGTGTTCGGCCTGCGCGGCCGCCTGGAGTTCGAGGTCCAGGGGCAAGGCGCCGGGATCGACCGGCAGGGGCTGATCGTGGTACCGGCGGGCGCGCATCACACCTGCGCCAGCGATGGCGGCAGCCACTGCCTGGTGTTGGATGTGCCTGGGGAGCGCTGGCTGCACGAGCAACTGGGCGAGCATGCCGATGCCAGCCGCCGCCTGCTCGATCGCCCTGCCGCGCTGGGCCTGGACGACCGTCAGCAGCAGTTGGTGGACTGGCTGGCGGCCAGCCCCATGGACGACCCGTTGATCGCCCGGCAAGGCGCAGCGCTGTTACTGGCCAGCCTGAATCCAACGGCGGCTGCCAACGTTCGGGCCAGCCAGCGCTTACCTTATGCCGCGTTCGATACCCATATCGAGCAACAGGCTGCCTACCCGTTGCAGGTCGCCGACCTGGCGCGCATTGCCGGGCTGTCCAGTGCCCGGCTGCATGCGCGCTTTACCGCCGAGTGCGGGATGACACCGATGGACTACATTCGCCAGCGACGCTTGCTCAAGGCACGGCGGCTGGTGGTGCAGACTTCGTTACCCATGGGTGAGA
Protein-coding regions in this window:
- a CDS encoding AraC family transcriptional regulator — protein: MTAGPILSLRHYRDSLIAHSHEHPQLVFGLRGRLEFEVQGQGAGIDRQGLIVVPAGAHHTCASDGGSHCLVLDVPGERWLHEQLGEHADASRRLLDRPAALGLDDRQQQLVDWLAASPMDDPLIARQGAALLLASLNPTAAANVRASQRLPYAAFDTHIEQQAAYPLQVADLARIAGLSSARLHARFTAECGMTPMDYIRQRRLLKARRLVVQTSLPMGEIAAQVGYSSQSAFSAAMLRAFGCTPLALRREPGDN